A region of the Chelatococcus sp. YT9 genome:
ATTTCGCTCGCGGAACTGGCAATTGAGCCTGTCGCGCATAGCCATGCGGCCGCCGCGCGAGCCGTGGAGCTCGCGGTCGCCGGCAAGGTCGCGGCGTTGATGAAGGGCAGCTTGCATACCGATGAACTGCTCGGCGCCGTTGTCCATCCTAACTCGGGATTACGTACGGAAAGGCGCATCAGCCATGTCTATGCCATGGATGTGCCAGCTTATGGAAAGCCGCTGATCGTCACAGATGCGGCGATCAACATTCAGCCCACGCTCGAGCACAAGCGTGACATCTGCCAGAATGCGGTGGACCTCTTGCGAACGTTGGGCATTGCCGAGCCGAAAGTCGCAGTGCTCGCTGCAGTCGAAACTGTCAACGCCGCCATGCCGTCGACACTTGATGCGGCTGCCCTGACGGTGATGGCGGCGCGCGGGCAGATCATCGGCGCTTGCGTGGATGGTCCGCTCGCCTTCGACAACGCAATCAATCCCGAAGCGGCGCGAACGAAAGGAATCGTCTCACCGGTGGCGGGGCAGGCGGACATCCTCCTTGTACCGGATCTGGAGGCCGGCAATATGCTCGCCAAGCAGCTCATCTATTTCGCCGGCGCGGATGCCGCCGGCCTCGTGCTGGGAGCCCGTGTTCCTATCATCCTGACCAGCCGCTCGGACTCGCTCAAGGTGCGGATAGCGTCCGCCGCCTTGGCCAAGCTGGTTTCCGCCGGCCGTGCCATCGTCAAGGAGGCGGTGCGGTGAGCGATCGGCTGCTCCTCACGTTCAACGCAGGTTCGTCTACGGTCAAGATCGGACTGTTCGGGCGTGTCGACGGACGCTGCCTTCGGATTGGCAAGGGGACGATCGATTTCCGGCGCAGGCCGCTCACATTCCACCTCACCGAGGGGCCGGCTACAGCAGATGTAGCCCTTGCAGCGGCGCCTGACGGACCCATCGAGGACGTGCTGGCTGAAACCTTCCAGTGGCTAGCGCAGCATTTCGATATCGCTGCGGTGACTGCCGTGGCCCACCGCGTTGTGCATGGTGGCGACGCCTACTCCCAGGCGGTGCTGATCGACGACGCGGCACTGGACGGGATCACTGCGCTAACACCCCTCGCGCCATTGCATCAGCCGCAATGTGTGCGGTTGATCCGCGCGATCCGCCACCTGCGCCCAGCCTTGCCGCAAACGGCCTCCTTCGACACCGCCTTCCACCGCACCCAGGGCGACGTGGTGCGCCGTTTCGCGCTGCCGCGTGTGCTGCATGATGCAGGGATCAAGCGCTACGGCTTCCACGGATTGTCCTACGCGTTCATCGCCCGGGAACTTGCGCGGCTCGCACCAACTGCTGCCGAAGGCAAGGTTGTCGCGGCTCATCTCGGCAGCGGCGCAAGCCTCTGCGCACTCGAGGCCGGTGTGAGCCGGGATACGAGCATGGGCTTCTCAACCCTCGACGGCATTCCGATGGCGACGCGCTGCGGTGCGCTCGATCCGGGGGTGATCCTGTATCTCCTTGAGGATGGAACGCGGGATCTCGCCGCGGTCAATGATATTCTCTACAAGCAATCCGGGTTGCTCGGCATGTCCGGGATCAGCGCCGACAGCCGCGAACTGCTGGCGAGCGACGAGCAGGCAGCCCGTGAGGCGTTAGACGTTTTCGCATTCCGCATCGCGGGGGAGATCGCGCGTCTCGCTGCGACGCTCGGCGGCCTCGATGCGGTGGTTTTCACCGCGGGCATTGGCGAGAACCAGCCACAGGTGCGTGCCGCTGTCGCCAAGCGTCTCGCTTGGCTCGGCCTCGCGCTCGACGGGCGTGCGAATCTGGCGAATGCGGAGGTGATCAGCGCAGCGGGGAGCCACGTGAGCGCGTTCGTCATCCCCACCGACGAGGAACAGGTGATCGCCGACGAGGCCGAGGTGGTGTTGGCTCAGGCGCTTTCTAGCGGGGGCTAATGGAGCCGGCGCCCGACCTCAGTGGCTCGTGGATTGCGGAGCCGCTTTGGCAGGCTGGTATTCATCCGGCCGCGCGAGCCTTCCTTCCTCCGCCTTGAAGAAGAATTGGCTTGCGACCAACCAACCCTTAAGCGGCCTGAGGGGAAGGATGCAGGAAACAAGCAGCACGGGTAGGGTCGTGAGGAGATGAACCCACCACGGCGCTTCGAAGGCTACATCGATCCACAGGCCGAAAAGAACGGCCGGGATGCAGACGAACATCATGACGAAGAAGGCCGGGCCATCAGCGGGATCGGCGAACTTATAGTCGAGGCCGCAGACCTCGCACTCCGGCGCCAATGTCAGGAAGCCGTTGAAAAGATGGCCTTGCCCGCAGCGCGGACAGCGCCCACGCAAGCCTGTGCTCATGGGCGGCAACGGCGGCCACTGCTCGTTCTTCGACATCATGTCCCGGGACATAGCATGTTCCTCGATAGGGGAAGGCCGGCTGCTCACACAGTCTGTATGGTGAATGTATGCATACATAATCCGCGTTCAATGGCCAATAAGCCATGGTGTCGCTGGCGGAGCCGCACAAGGTGAAGAGAAAGCGGACTTGCGGAGGAATCCTGAGCTACGATCAGATCCATACATCATATAATTGTATGGCTATTCGCCCGTCATTTACGAAGCGGCCCTTCGCCGCCGGTATCAGGCGATGGCAGGCGGCGCGCCCGCGCCGTTCGCCTCTGGCCGGTTCCTCTCGACGCTCTCAAGTCAGGGCTTTGTAAGTTCGATGGGATGCTTCATCGTGGCGTATCTGAGCACATAGTCCGCGACGCGTCGGATCCCGCCCCTTCTTGTTCAATAAAGACGAGGCTGTCACCATGAATGCTGTCATTCAACTGCTTGGTCGCCGTTTGCGCCTCGGCCTCATCGGCGGGGGAGGGACCTCCCTCATCGGCCCGGTGCATCGTACCGCAGCCCGATTCGACGATGGCTTCGAACTTGTCGCCGGCGTTCTATCCTCCCAGTCCGACCGTGCGATGAAGGAGGCGGAAGTGCTCGGTCTGCCCCGGGGCTACAGCGACGTGGCGACTATGCTGGCGGCGGAGGCTGAACTGTCCGACGGCATCGATGCGGTTGCGATCATGACCCCGAATGATAGTCATGAGAGATTCGCCGAAATGGCCCTCGATGCGGGTCTCGATGTGATTTGCGACAAGCCGCTGACGAATGATTTGGTTTCGGCGCGTGCCTTGGTGACCAAGGCACGCGAGCGCGGCCTCATTTTTTGCCTCACTCACAACTATTCAGGCTATCCGATGCTGCGCGAGGCGAAGAGCGCGGTCGCGGCCGGTGAACTCGGCACCCTGCGGCTTGTCCAGGCGAACTACGTGCAAGGGTCGCTCGGCTCGCATGTCGAAGGCAACCCCGGCGCCATGACGGATCGCCTGCGCTGGCGTCTCGATCCGGCGCGCGGCGGGTTGAGCCATGTGCTCGGCGATATCGGTACCCACGCCCATCAGATGCTGACGTTCGTGACCGGGCGCAGGGTTGAGGCCGTGCTGGCGGACGTCGGCGCCGTCATTCCCGGCCGCGAGGCCCACGATACGGCGTCGGTGATCCTGCGGCTCGAAGGCGGCGCGCGCGGCGTGATGTTCGTGACCAAGGCGGCCACCGGTGCTGAGAACGCCCTGACCCTGGAAGCCTATGGGGAGGAGGGGGGGCTTGCCTGGGCACAGGCCAGCGCCAACGAGCTGCGCGTCATGCGCAATGCGCGGCCGGCGGAGGTGCGAACGCGGGGGCTGCCGACCCTCCATCCCTACAGCCGGCAGGCTGCGCGCCTCCCGCCGGGACATCCAGAAGCCTTCTTCGAAGCCTTCGCCAATATCTACCGGGATTTCGCATCGCTCGTCGCATCGCGGCGCGCGGGCCGTGAGCCGGACAGTTTCGCGCGCATGGTGCCGACGGCCGCGGACGGGGCGGAAGGTCTTGCCTTCATCGAGGCTTGTCTTGCCTCGACCGCAAGCGGCACATGGGCGCAGGTTCCGCACGTCTGACCGATTGTCGGGCGCAGGTCGCCGGGCATTCATACAATGACAGAGCAGGGGAGGACGTGATGACAAAGCCGGTCGTGCTTCTAGATCCCTTTCCGCGCCAGCGCCAGCGCATCTTCAATGCGGCGCAATGGGAGCGCCTATCGGCAATGGCCGAGATCATCGAGGACGAGCAGGGACCGATGCGCGATAGCCTGGTCGAGGCGCGACTTCCCGAGGCCGTCGCCATCATCGGGCAGACGGCTTTGCCGACTGCACGCGTGGAGCGCGCCGCCAAGCTGCGGGCCGTTTTGAATGTTGAAGGCAACTTCTACCAGAACATTGACTATCACGCCTGTCTGGCGCGCGGCATCGCGGTATTGTCCATCGCGCCCGCTTTCGCAGTGCCCGTGGCGGAGATGGTGCTGGCTTTGGCGCTCGACCTTGCACGGGGCATCACGGCGGCCGACGGCGCAGTACGTGCGGGGCGGGAGCGCTACGGCCTCGCAGGAAACGCCGATGCCCTGCTGATCAGCGAGGCGCGAGTTGGGCTGATCGGCTACGGCAATATCGGGCGAGCCCTTCGCCGCCTGCTCAACGGTTTCGCGGCCGATATCCAGGTCTATGATCCCTGGTTTCCGGATAACGTGTTGCGTGCCGAGCAGGTGCGGCCAGCGGATCTCGGCACCGTGCTGTCCACCTCCCGATTTCTCTTCATTCTCGCGGGAGTTACGTCAGACAACCAGGGGTTTCTTGGACGCCCGGAACTCGAGCGCATCGGGCGCGACAGTGTGGTTGTGCTTGGCAGTCGCGCGGGCGTGGTGGACTTCGAAGCTTTTGTCGACCTCGCCAATGCCGGACGTTTTCGAGGGGCAACGGACGTGTTTCCGGCCGAGCCGATCGGTGTTGGTGACCCCGTGCGCCAGAGTCGTCTATTGCTTTCTCCCCATCGCGCCGGTGGCATTCCCGCCGCGATGGAGATGATCGGCGAGATGGTGCTCGATGATCTCGGCCTCGTCCTGCGCGGCTTGCCGCCACAGCGCATGCAGCCGGCACGCTGGGAAACGGTCTGTAAGATGCGCAGCCCCCCGGCACAGGGCGGTCATCCCACCGACGAAAAGGATTGAGGGCTCGGGCCGCAACTGCCGCTATTCGGGCGGCTTGATCTGCCCTGCTTGCCAGAGAGTTGGCCGGGATGCCTCTTCACGTCCGGAGAACGCCTTCTCATGGCGCGGCTTAGCGCGCTTGTTCCTCATTCTGCATGACGATCCGCTCGGGTGGCCTGATTGATTTTCTGACGCAGAGGAGCATGCGTTGAATAGGACCTGCGTGAACGCCACCGTTGTGCTGGCCTTATCACAAAGATTAGAGAAATAATAATTTGTGATTGCTAAATATTTCCCTTCCCGTTTGACGGGGCGACTTGCGCTGAATCGAATTAGCCGATATGTGTGTGGCCGTCCGTGTATCGGAAGTATCGTTGATCGGAGGCCGTTTGAAAAATTCAGCGTCGTGATGAAGATATGATTTTTAAATTCGATTTATTCCGCTTTATGATCTATTTTTAAATATTTCAAATACTGGGATATATTTTATTGAACATTGGAAATGGGAGCGTTTTAGATTTTGCGCTGCCGCAATTTCCGAGGATATGGACCTGCCGATAATTCGGTTCGCACAGCGATGCTTCGCGAGCGGAAGCCTCCGGTGGAGATTGAGGATCGATATGAGCGTTATTCGTGAGCGCGATGTGGCGGCGGTCGTAGGAAGGGTGGACCGCTTAGTCGTTGAGGAGTTGCTGCGAACCGGTGCAACTAGACTGGAGCTGAAATGCGCCTATGCCTTTGTAAAAGGGCCGGCCAACGCGAGCGCGAGGGCCTATGACGTGCTGTCGCGACGCATGCAAAGGCTTGTCGATCTCCTGACCGTCGCGCTGGTCGATGCCGCGGATGCGCCGGTGTCCGCCGCCTCATGCGAGGAAAGGATCGGGTATCGTGCAGCGTAATACATCCTCGGAGGACAGGAGCTTCTACGAAGTCGAGCTGCGGCAGGCAGTCATGGCGGCATTCTGCAATGTGTTGCACGGCAGCCGTCTGCCGCCGATGACTGTCCTGAGCATGGCGGCCGAAGCACTAGGCTCGGTCTACAGGGAAATTCACGATGCTCATCGTGGCGACAATGCATGTCCTTGTGGTTGGCAACCGGATCCTCAAGCGGATATCGCAATGCTGCAAAAGGCACTGGTGATGACGGCGCAGCGCAGTTCCGACCCGGATCTCCGCCAAATGCAGATTGCCGGCCGCGCTTAAGTCACCGCAATTGGCTTGTAACGAGCCGCGCAGCTGTGACGTAACGCGGACCATCCTGCGGCAGGTCGCGGCGATAAATCTATCCCTCGAAGCCCCGCTTGCGTTCGCAATATTATGAACGCACCAGACGCGCGACGACCTTGTCCACCAAGGCATCCGGCGGTTCAGTGCCATCCAGGGTCAACACGCTTTCATCAGTGTCCGGTAGCTCGAGGGCTGCGAACTGGCTGTCGAGCAGCGATGGCGGCATGTAGTGGTCCGTTCGGCGCTTCATTCGTTCCGCGATCATGTCTCGATCGCCGACCTGGTGGACGAAGAGAATGTCGGGACAGCCTTCGCGCAGGCGATCACGATACCGCCTCTTGAGCGCCGAACACGCGAGCGCCACGGAGCGGCCTTCGGCGATCGAGTCATGCAGGAGCGCGGCGAGCCTTTCGAGCCAGGGAGCCCGGTCGTCATCGTTCAGTGGGATGCCGGCGGACATCTTGGCGACATTGGCCGGCGGATGGAAATCGTCGGCGTCATAGAACGCGACGCCGAAGCGCTCGGCAAGCGCGAGGCCGAGTGTGGTCTTGCCGCTACCCGCGACCCCCATGAGTACGATGGCGACCGGCTGATCAGAGTGTCGCAAGCACGCCTCCATCGACGTAAAGGATCTGGCCATTCACGAAGTTCGAGGCGCTGGAGGCGAGAAATATGGCGGCGCCCTGCAACTCCTCCACCTTCCCCCATCGGCCAGCCGGGGTACGGTTCTTCAGCCAGGTGTCGAATTCGGGATTGGCGACGAGCGCGGCGTTGAGCGGCGTGTCGAAATAGCCGGGGCCGATCGCATTGATTTGCAGCCCGTAACGTGCCCAGTCCGTGCACATGCCGCGGGTCAGGTTCTTCACCGCGCCCTTGGAGGCGGTGTAGGGCGCGATGGAATAGCGGGCGGCCTCGCTTTGCAGGCTGGCGATATTGATGATCTTTCCGCGCTTGCGCGGGATCATGTGCCGGGCGACGGCCTGCCCGACGTAGAAGACGCTGTCGAGGTTGGCGCGCATAAGTTCGTGCCAGGTCTCGGCCGGGTAATCCTCGAGGGGCGTGCGCCGCTGGATTCCGGCGTTGTTGACGAGGATGTCGATCGGGCCGACGTCACGCTCGACGATCTCGATGCCCGCGACAACGGCCTTTTGGTCGGTGACATCGAAGAGCGCGGTCGCGACGGTCAGGCCCTCGCCCCGGAGGCGCTCCGCGGCCGCTTCGAGGCGGGTGGCGTCACGGCCATTGATGACGATATGCGCGCCGGCCTTTCCTAGACCCTGCGCAAGTGCATAACCAATGCCCTGGCCGGCGCCGGTGACAAGCGCGATGCGTCCGGACAAATCAAACAATTGTAAACTCATGACGTTTTCTGTCCCGTGACGTTCCACCATCGGCGAACCGCAGTACCGAGCGGTCTTGATCATCGCGCGCCGTGTCGCTCCTCCCCGGGGCGACACCCTAGGCTCATTGAGGGTATCAGACCGGTGGCCATTCGTGATGGAAAACCCCATCCCGGTCGAGCCGGCGGAAGGTATGGGCGCCGAACAAGTCGCGCTGCGCCTGGATCAGGTTGGCGGTGCCGCGCGGCCGGCGCAGGTCATCGAAATAGGCGAGTGCGGCCGAGAGCGCGGGAACCGGGATGCCCGCGAGCACAGCCTGCGCCACCACCCGCCGCAGCGCGCCCTGGCCTGCCTTTACGCGGTTCACGAACTCTGGCACCTGGAGGAGGTTTTCCGGTGCCTCGCTCGCATCGAACGCGCGCGTGATATCGTCGAGGAAGCGCGAGCGGATGATGCAGCCGGCACGCCAGATCTCAGCGATCTTGCCGAGCGGCAGGTTCCAGCCAAAGGCTTTCGATGCCTCCTGCATGATGACGAAGCCCTGCGCATAAGCAATGATCTTGGCTGTTTCTAACGCCTTTTCGAGCGCGTCCAGGTCGATGCCGGAGAGCTTCTCGGCGGGCGCGAGATCATAAATTGCTCCCGTGCGGGCGCGTTCAGCCCGATGGGCGGAGATGATGCGTGCTGAGACCGCGGCTTCCAGGGTCGTGGCGCTGACGGCGAGTTTCTGCGCCTCGATCACCGCCCAGCGGCCGGTGCCCTTCTGACCGGCCTCATCGACGATCACATCGACCATCGGCTTGCCAGTGTCAGGGTCGATCTCCGCGAGGGTGACGCCCGAAATTTCGATGAGATAGGAGGAGAGTCCGCCCTCGTTCCAGCGGGTGAAAACCTTCGCCGCCTCAGCGGCCGGCAAGCTGAGACCATCGCGCATGATGCCGTAAACCTCGGCGATCATCTCCATGTCCGCGTATTCAATGCCGTTATGGATGGTCTTGACGAAATGACCGGCACCGTCGGGTCCCATATGCGCCACACATGGCACACCGTGGTACTTGGCGGCGATGCGCTCGAGGATCGGGCCGATGATCGCATAGACGTCGGCATCGCCGCCCGCCATGATCGATGGTCCATGGCGGGCTCCGAGCTCGCCACCCGACACTCCCATTCCGACGAAGCGGATTGGGCTGTCTTTCAGCGCTGCCGCGCGGCGGCGGGTATCGTTGAAATCAGCGTTGCCAGCGTCAATGACGATGTCGCCCTTTTCGAGGAGCGGCTCGAGCGCGGCGATCTGCTCGTCGACGGCCGCGCCGGCCTGCACCATGAGAATGATGATCCGCGGGGTGGAGAGGGCGGCGACAAAAGCGTTGAGGCTATCGGTAGGGACCAGGGACTGCGCGAGCGCCGGATTGGCCTCCACGAGTTCCTGCGCCTTGGTCGTCGTGCGATTAAACAGCGCGACCGTCTGTCCGCCTTGGTCCGCCAGGTTAAGGGCGAGATTGGCGCCCATGGTCCCGAGACCCAGAACGCCTACTGATGCCTTTGTCGTCATATCTCGTTCCTGTTTCGCGCGAAGGCGGGATATTCCCTGACCAGCAGGGCCGTCTCGCGATACGCCATCCCTGCTGAGGGCAGGGCCGAGGTTGGGCCGTCGATCAGGTGAAAGCCATCTGAACCTTGACGGCGCGTGAGCGGTCAAGCGCAAGGTTGAAGGCCTCATTCGCCTCCCGGAAAGGGATCGTGGCGGTGAGCAGCGGTTTCACATCGATCAGCCCACGATTCATCAGCTCAACCGCGAGGTTGAACTCGGAATCGAAACGGAATGTCCCACGCAGCTGCAGTTCCTTGGCCACGATGACATTGATGGGGAGGGTCATGTCACCACCGAGCCCAAGCTGCACGATGACCGCGCCCGGCCGTAGGGCGGTCAAGGCGCCCACGAGAGCGGACTGGTGTCCGGAGGCCTCGAACAGCACATCGAAGGTGCCCTTCTCGGCTCCATAAGCCTCAAGGGCATCAGGCTCGGCGGCGATATTGATGGCCCGCGTGGCGCCGACCTGGCGCGCGATCGTCAGGGGGAAATCGCTGACATCGGTGACGACGATCTCGGCCGCGCCTGCATAACGCGCGACGATCACGGTCAACATGCCGATCGGCCCGCAGCCGGTGACGAGCACGCGCTTGCCCATCAGCGGCCCGGCTTGGCGCGCGCCATGCAGGCAGACAGACAGGGGCTCTCCCATAGCGGCTTCACCCATGGTCACGGTATCCGCGATCGGCACCGCCTGTTCGGCCTGTATCGTCAGGCTCTGGCGAAAGCCGCCCTGAGCGTGCGGAAAGCGCATGGCGCTGCCGAGAAAATGCATGTCGAGGCACTGCCGCTGGGCGCCCTCGCGGCAATATTTGCAGACGCCGCACGGGCGGCTCGGATTGACGGCGACGCGGGTGCCGACGGCGAGATGACTGACGCCCGCACCGAGTTCCACCACCGTCCCGGCTATTTCGTGGCCGAGCACCATGGGCTCCTTGATCCGGATCGTGCCAAAGCCGCCGTGGCTGAAATAGTGCATGTCGGATCCGCAAATGCCGCCGGCCTCAATACCGACGCGCACTTCCCCCGGGCCTGGCGCGACAGCTGCAACCGCCTCGACGCGCAGATCCTTCGGTGCATGAACGACAACGCCCAATGGTGACGACATGTGGTTCCTCGAACAATTCTCATGGCTGGACCACGCCGGCCCATTTCCGCGTGAGAGTCTATATCGGTTTGCGCGATGTCCGTCATGATGACGAGCACGAGCAGCACAGTGCTTGTTCTACGCCCCGTATCGGGCCAACTCCAAGGATACAACGACCTCTTCCATCACTTTTTTGCACAGATGGAATGCGACGCGGCCCGCGGCATGGGTGATGATGCTTGCCGTGCCGTGGCTTGGCGGTTATCCACGGGACAGGGCATTGGCACTGCGGTAGTTTTTCCCATGGGTGAAGGCTCGATCCTGATCCGTTCGGCTGCGTCCGGCGCGCTTGGCCTGTGAATAAGCGCGAGGCACCGCCAGATGATGCTCCCGGCGCATCGAACCAAAGCACGGCGGCAGTGACATTCGTCGCCCGCGTTCAAAAACACTTCTTCTATGGTTGGATCATCGTCGCGGCT
Encoded here:
- a CDS encoding gluconokinase, translated to MRHSDQPVAIVLMGVAGSGKTTLGLALAERFGVAFYDADDFHPPANVAKMSAGIPLNDDDRAPWLERLAALLHDSIAEGRSVALACSALKRRYRDRLREGCPDILFVHQVGDRDMIAERMKRRTDHYMPPSLLDSQFAALELPDTDESVLTLDGTEPPDALVDKVVARLVRS
- a CDS encoding NAD(P)-dependent oxidoreductase, which encodes MTKPVVLLDPFPRQRQRIFNAAQWERLSAMAEIIEDEQGPMRDSLVEARLPEAVAIIGQTALPTARVERAAKLRAVLNVEGNFYQNIDYHACLARGIAVLSIAPAFAVPVAEMVLALALDLARGITAADGAVRAGRERYGLAGNADALLISEARVGLIGYGNIGRALRRLLNGFAADIQVYDPWFPDNVLRAEQVRPADLGTVLSTSRFLFILAGVTSDNQGFLGRPELERIGRDSVVVLGSRAGVVDFEAFVDLANAGRFRGATDVFPAEPIGVGDPVRQSRLLLSPHRAGGIPAAMEMIGEMVLDDLGLVLRGLPPQRMQPARWETVCKMRSPPAQGGHPTDEKD
- a CDS encoding SDR family oxidoreductase, with the translated sequence MSLQLFDLSGRIALVTGAGQGIGYALAQGLGKAGAHIVINGRDATRLEAAAERLRGEGLTVATALFDVTDQKAVVAGIEIVERDVGPIDILVNNAGIQRRTPLEDYPAETWHELMRANLDSVFYVGQAVARHMIPRKRGKIINIASLQSEAARYSIAPYTASKGAVKNLTRGMCTDWARYGLQINAIGPGYFDTPLNAALVANPEFDTWLKNRTPAGRWGKVEELQGAAIFLASSASNFVNGQILYVDGGVLATL
- a CDS encoding bifunctional enoyl-CoA hydratase/phosphate acetyltransferase; its protein translation is MFNRGEAEVNDTLLKNRTFDELALGESASLTRTVGRDDIDLFATVSGDVNPAHLDTAFAASDRFGHIVVHGMWTGALVSALLGTKLPGPGTIYLGQDLKFCHPVLPGDTITVTATVKEKRAEKHIVRLDTRCTNQRGEEVLTGVATVIAPQASVSWPRMKLPDVTLRRHDRYEAFVQAARDLPPLRTAIVHPCSPEALSAAIEARDEGLLDPILVGPEGKIRAVAAAAKISLAELAIEPVAHSHAAAARAVELAVAGKVAALMKGSLHTDELLGAVVHPNSGLRTERRISHVYAMDVPAYGKPLIVTDAAINIQPTLEHKRDICQNAVDLLRTLGIAEPKVAVLAAVETVNAAMPSTLDAAALTVMAARGQIIGACVDGPLAFDNAINPEAARTKGIVSPVAGQADILLVPDLEAGNMLAKQLIYFAGADAAGLVLGARVPIILTSRSDSLKVRIASAALAKLVSAGRAIVKEAVR
- a CDS encoding Gfo/Idh/MocA family oxidoreductase encodes the protein MNAVIQLLGRRLRLGLIGGGGTSLIGPVHRTAARFDDGFELVAGVLSSQSDRAMKEAEVLGLPRGYSDVATMLAAEAELSDGIDAVAIMTPNDSHERFAEMALDAGLDVICDKPLTNDLVSARALVTKARERGLIFCLTHNYSGYPMLREAKSAVAAGELGTLRLVQANYVQGSLGSHVEGNPGAMTDRLRWRLDPARGGLSHVLGDIGTHAHQMLTFVTGRRVEAVLADVGAVIPGREAHDTASVILRLEGGARGVMFVTKAATGAENALTLEAYGEEGGLAWAQASANELRVMRNARPAEVRTRGLPTLHPYSRQAARLPPGHPEAFFEAFANIYRDFASLVASRRAGREPDSFARMVPTAADGAEGLAFIEACLASTASGTWAQVPHV
- a CDS encoding DUF983 domain-containing protein, with translation MSRDMMSKNEQWPPLPPMSTGLRGRCPRCGQGHLFNGFLTLAPECEVCGLDYKFADPADGPAFFVMMFVCIPAVLFGLWIDVAFEAPWWVHLLTTLPVLLVSCILPLRPLKGWLVASQFFFKAEEGRLARPDEYQPAKAAPQSTSH
- a CDS encoding L-idonate 5-dehydrogenase; translation: MSSPLGVVVHAPKDLRVEAVAAVAPGPGEVRVGIEAGGICGSDMHYFSHGGFGTIRIKEPMVLGHEIAGTVVELGAGVSHLAVGTRVAVNPSRPCGVCKYCREGAQRQCLDMHFLGSAMRFPHAQGGFRQSLTIQAEQAVPIADTVTMGEAAMGEPLSVCLHGARQAGPLMGKRVLVTGCGPIGMLTVIVARYAGAAEIVVTDVSDFPLTIARQVGATRAINIAAEPDALEAYGAEKGTFDVLFEASGHQSALVGALTALRPGAVIVQLGLGGDMTLPINVIVAKELQLRGTFRFDSEFNLAVELMNRGLIDVKPLLTATIPFREANEAFNLALDRSRAVKVQMAFT
- the gndA gene encoding NADP-dependent phosphogluconate dehydrogenase gives rise to the protein MRPSTLRLTAHAPSRFRWLSPDRRPNLGPALSRDGVSRDGPAGQGISRLRAKQERDMTTKASVGVLGLGTMGANLALNLADQGGQTVALFNRTTTKAQELVEANPALAQSLVPTDSLNAFVAALSTPRIIILMVQAGAAVDEQIAALEPLLEKGDIVIDAGNADFNDTRRRAAALKDSPIRFVGMGVSGGELGARHGPSIMAGGDADVYAIIGPILERIAAKYHGVPCVAHMGPDGAGHFVKTIHNGIEYADMEMIAEVYGIMRDGLSLPAAEAAKVFTRWNEGGLSSYLIEISGVTLAEIDPDTGKPMVDVIVDEAGQKGTGRWAVIEAQKLAVSATTLEAAVSARIISAHRAERARTGAIYDLAPAEKLSGIDLDALEKALETAKIIAYAQGFVIMQEASKAFGWNLPLGKIAEIWRAGCIIRSRFLDDITRAFDASEAPENLLQVPEFVNRVKAGQGALRRVVAQAVLAGIPVPALSAALAYFDDLRRPRGTANLIQAQRDLFGAHTFRRLDRDGVFHHEWPPV
- a CDS encoding acetate/propionate family kinase: MSDRLLLTFNAGSSTVKIGLFGRVDGRCLRIGKGTIDFRRRPLTFHLTEGPATADVALAAAPDGPIEDVLAETFQWLAQHFDIAAVTAVAHRVVHGGDAYSQAVLIDDAALDGITALTPLAPLHQPQCVRLIRAIRHLRPALPQTASFDTAFHRTQGDVVRRFALPRVLHDAGIKRYGFHGLSYAFIARELARLAPTAAEGKVVAAHLGSGASLCALEAGVSRDTSMGFSTLDGIPMATRCGALDPGVILYLLEDGTRDLAAVNDILYKQSGLLGMSGISADSRELLASDEQAAREALDVFAFRIAGEIARLAATLGGLDAVVFTAGIGENQPQVRAAVAKRLAWLGLALDGRANLANAEVISAAGSHVSAFVIPTDEEQVIADEAEVVLAQALSSGG